One Channa argus isolate prfri chromosome 15, Channa argus male v1.0, whole genome shotgun sequence DNA segment encodes these proteins:
- the mettl22 gene encoding methyltransferase-like protein 22 isoform X2: protein MPDGLRRWTNFIFRDRREMFSAAVIDVVVKHVTGILSSAERLDNSEPNEDRGQDTNATQGEVKKEVGAVNVDTLLDEDGDLDVTHRPRTMSTEGSGRALVCPIILQQSSPELEEEDNTDDEADKCFKDIIKIEHTMATPLEDVGKQVWRGALLLADFILSEQLMFRGATVLELGAGTGLTSIIMATIAKMVYCTDVGEDLLSMCRRNVALNRHMMEPGGSEVRVKQLDWLRHDFCTDADMEFSWKEEEIADIYDNTSFIIAADVCYDDDLTDGFFRTLYQLCSNFTHTCTIFISIEKRMNFTLRHMDVSCDAYDHFCHCLSQLQELVDGRCSFQVEQLPSNFEQFLLYERIEQLELWKLTATPTSF, encoded by the exons ATGCCGGACGGGTTACGAAGGTGGACAAATTTTATATTCAGGGACAGACGAGAGATGTTCTCTGCTGCTGTTATTGATGTT GTAGTGAAACATGTGACTGGG ATCTTGTCAAGTGCTGAAAGGCTTGACAACAGTGAGCCAAACGAAGACAGGGGGCAAGACACAAATGCCACACAAGGAGAAGTTAAAAAGGAAGTTGGTGCAGTAAATGTGGACACATTATTGGATGAGGATGGAGACCTAGACGTCACACATCG ACCAAGGACAATGTCCACAGAGGGCAGTGGCAGAGCCCTGGTCTGTCCCATCATTCTCCAACAGTCCAGCCCTGAACTGGAAGAGGAAGACAATACAGACGATGAAGCTGATAAGTGCTTTAAAGACATTATAAAGATTG AGCATACTATGGCTACACCCCTGGAGGATGTGGGCAAACAG GTGTGGCGAGGGGCCCTCCTCTTAGCTGACTTCATCCTCTCTGAGCAGCTCATGTTCAGAGGAGCTACAGTCCTAGAACTGGGAGCAGGGACAGGCTTAACTAGCATCATCATGGCAACCATAGCCAAAATGGTGTACTGCACAG atGTGGGAGAAGACCTTCTCAGCATGTGCAGGAGAAATGTGGCATTAAATAGACATATGATGGAACCTGGGG GTAGTGAGGTTAGAGTGAAACAGTTGGATTGGCTCCGACACGACTTTTGCACAG ATGCTGATATGGAATTTAGCTGGAAAGAAGAGGAAATAGCAGATATATATGACAACACAAGCTTCATCATTGCTGCTGATG TTTGCTATGATGATGATCTGACAGATGGCTTTTTCCGAACACTGTACCAACTCTGCAGTAACTTTACTCACACCTGCACAATCTTCATCTCTATAGAGAAAAG GATGAACTTCACTCTGCGACACATGGATGTTTCCTGTGATGCTTACGACCATTTCTGCCACTGTCTGTCCCAGCTCCAGGAGCTGGTGGATGGACGATGCAGTTTCCAAGTGGAACAGCTCCCTTCTAACTTTGAACAGTTTCTTCTGTATGAGCGCATAGAGCAACTG GAGCTGTGGAAGCTGACTGCCACTCCAACTTCGTTCTGA
- the mettl22 gene encoding methyltransferase-like protein 22 isoform X4 has translation MDQITFHHDTVLSDVHMLLPNACHLMTYLNRVGQPVFISKFKILSSAERLDNSEPNEDRGQDTNATQGEVKKEVGAVNVDTLLDEDGDLDVTHRPRTMSTEGSGRALVCPIILQQSSPELEEEDNTDDEADKCFKDIIKIEHTMATPLEDVGKQVWRGALLLADFILSEQLMFRGATVLELGAGTGLTSIIMATIAKMVYCTDVGEDLLSMCRRNVALNRHMMEPGGSEVRVKQLDWLRHDFCTDADMEFSWKEEEIADIYDNTSFIIAADVCYDDDLTDGFFRTLYQLCSNFTHTCTIFISIEKSSRSWWMDDAVSKWNSSLLTLNSFFCMSA, from the exons ATGGACCAGATCACTTTTCATCATGACACTGTGCTGTCAGATGTTCACATGCTCCTCCCCAATGCATGCCACCTCATGACTTATCTCAACAGAGTTGGGCAGCCTG TCTTCATCTCCAAATTCAAGATCTTGTCAAGTGCTGAAAGGCTTGACAACAGTGAGCCAAACGAAGACAGGGGGCAAGACACAAATGCCACACAAGGAGAAGTTAAAAAGGAAGTTGGTGCAGTAAATGTGGACACATTATTGGATGAGGATGGAGACCTAGACGTCACACATCG ACCAAGGACAATGTCCACAGAGGGCAGTGGCAGAGCCCTGGTCTGTCCCATCATTCTCCAACAGTCCAGCCCTGAACTGGAAGAGGAAGACAATACAGACGATGAAGCTGATAAGTGCTTTAAAGACATTATAAAGATTG AGCATACTATGGCTACACCCCTGGAGGATGTGGGCAAACAG GTGTGGCGAGGGGCCCTCCTCTTAGCTGACTTCATCCTCTCTGAGCAGCTCATGTTCAGAGGAGCTACAGTCCTAGAACTGGGAGCAGGGACAGGCTTAACTAGCATCATCATGGCAACCATAGCCAAAATGGTGTACTGCACAG atGTGGGAGAAGACCTTCTCAGCATGTGCAGGAGAAATGTGGCATTAAATAGACATATGATGGAACCTGGGG GTAGTGAGGTTAGAGTGAAACAGTTGGATTGGCTCCGACACGACTTTTGCACAG ATGCTGATATGGAATTTAGCTGGAAAGAAGAGGAAATAGCAGATATATATGACAACACAAGCTTCATCATTGCTGCTGATG TTTGCTATGATGATGATCTGACAGATGGCTTTTTCCGAACACTGTACCAACTCTGCAGTAACTTTACTCACACCTGCACAATCTTCATCTCTATAGAGAAAAG CTCCAGGAGCTGGTGGATGGACGATGCAGTTTCCAAGTGGAACAGCTCCCTTCTAACTTTGAACAGTTTCTTCTGTATGAGCGCATAG
- the mettl22 gene encoding methyltransferase-like protein 22 isoform X1 encodes MDQITFHHDTVLSDVHMLLPNACHLMTYLNRVGQPVFISKFKILSSAERLDNSEPNEDRGQDTNATQGEVKKEVGAVNVDTLLDEDGDLDVTHRPRTMSTEGSGRALVCPIILQQSSPELEEEDNTDDEADKCFKDIIKIEHTMATPLEDVGKQVWRGALLLADFILSEQLMFRGATVLELGAGTGLTSIIMATIAKMVYCTDVGEDLLSMCRRNVALNRHMMEPGGSEVRVKQLDWLRHDFCTDADMEFSWKEEEIADIYDNTSFIIAADVCYDDDLTDGFFRTLYQLCSNFTHTCTIFISIEKRMNFTLRHMDVSCDAYDHFCHCLSQLQELVDGRCSFQVEQLPSNFEQFLLYERIEQLELWKLTATPTSF; translated from the exons ATGGACCAGATCACTTTTCATCATGACACTGTGCTGTCAGATGTTCACATGCTCCTCCCCAATGCATGCCACCTCATGACTTATCTCAACAGAGTTGGGCAGCCTG TCTTCATCTCCAAATTCAAGATCTTGTCAAGTGCTGAAAGGCTTGACAACAGTGAGCCAAACGAAGACAGGGGGCAAGACACAAATGCCACACAAGGAGAAGTTAAAAAGGAAGTTGGTGCAGTAAATGTGGACACATTATTGGATGAGGATGGAGACCTAGACGTCACACATCG ACCAAGGACAATGTCCACAGAGGGCAGTGGCAGAGCCCTGGTCTGTCCCATCATTCTCCAACAGTCCAGCCCTGAACTGGAAGAGGAAGACAATACAGACGATGAAGCTGATAAGTGCTTTAAAGACATTATAAAGATTG AGCATACTATGGCTACACCCCTGGAGGATGTGGGCAAACAG GTGTGGCGAGGGGCCCTCCTCTTAGCTGACTTCATCCTCTCTGAGCAGCTCATGTTCAGAGGAGCTACAGTCCTAGAACTGGGAGCAGGGACAGGCTTAACTAGCATCATCATGGCAACCATAGCCAAAATGGTGTACTGCACAG atGTGGGAGAAGACCTTCTCAGCATGTGCAGGAGAAATGTGGCATTAAATAGACATATGATGGAACCTGGGG GTAGTGAGGTTAGAGTGAAACAGTTGGATTGGCTCCGACACGACTTTTGCACAG ATGCTGATATGGAATTTAGCTGGAAAGAAGAGGAAATAGCAGATATATATGACAACACAAGCTTCATCATTGCTGCTGATG TTTGCTATGATGATGATCTGACAGATGGCTTTTTCCGAACACTGTACCAACTCTGCAGTAACTTTACTCACACCTGCACAATCTTCATCTCTATAGAGAAAAG GATGAACTTCACTCTGCGACACATGGATGTTTCCTGTGATGCTTACGACCATTTCTGCCACTGTCTGTCCCAGCTCCAGGAGCTGGTGGATGGACGATGCAGTTTCCAAGTGGAACAGCTCCCTTCTAACTTTGAACAGTTTCTTCTGTATGAGCGCATAGAGCAACTG GAGCTGTGGAAGCTGACTGCCACTCCAACTTCGTTCTGA
- the mettl22 gene encoding methyltransferase-like protein 22 isoform X3 codes for MDQITFHHDTVLSDVHMLLPNACHLMTYLNRVGQPVFISKFKILSSAERLDNSEPNEDRGQDTNATQGEVKKEVGAVNVDTLLDEDGDLDVTHRPRTMSTEGSGRALVCPIILQQSSPELEEEDNTDDEADKCFKDIIKIEHTMATPLEDVGKQVWRGALLLADFILSEQLMFRGATVLELGAGTGLTSIIMATIAKMVYCTDVGEDLLSMCRRNVALNRHMMEPGDADMEFSWKEEEIADIYDNTSFIIAADVCYDDDLTDGFFRTLYQLCSNFTHTCTIFISIEKRMNFTLRHMDVSCDAYDHFCHCLSQLQELVDGRCSFQVEQLPSNFEQFLLYERIEQLELWKLTATPTSF; via the exons ATGGACCAGATCACTTTTCATCATGACACTGTGCTGTCAGATGTTCACATGCTCCTCCCCAATGCATGCCACCTCATGACTTATCTCAACAGAGTTGGGCAGCCTG TCTTCATCTCCAAATTCAAGATCTTGTCAAGTGCTGAAAGGCTTGACAACAGTGAGCCAAACGAAGACAGGGGGCAAGACACAAATGCCACACAAGGAGAAGTTAAAAAGGAAGTTGGTGCAGTAAATGTGGACACATTATTGGATGAGGATGGAGACCTAGACGTCACACATCG ACCAAGGACAATGTCCACAGAGGGCAGTGGCAGAGCCCTGGTCTGTCCCATCATTCTCCAACAGTCCAGCCCTGAACTGGAAGAGGAAGACAATACAGACGATGAAGCTGATAAGTGCTTTAAAGACATTATAAAGATTG AGCATACTATGGCTACACCCCTGGAGGATGTGGGCAAACAG GTGTGGCGAGGGGCCCTCCTCTTAGCTGACTTCATCCTCTCTGAGCAGCTCATGTTCAGAGGAGCTACAGTCCTAGAACTGGGAGCAGGGACAGGCTTAACTAGCATCATCATGGCAACCATAGCCAAAATGGTGTACTGCACAG atGTGGGAGAAGACCTTCTCAGCATGTGCAGGAGAAATGTGGCATTAAATAGACATATGATGGAACCTGGGG ATGCTGATATGGAATTTAGCTGGAAAGAAGAGGAAATAGCAGATATATATGACAACACAAGCTTCATCATTGCTGCTGATG TTTGCTATGATGATGATCTGACAGATGGCTTTTTCCGAACACTGTACCAACTCTGCAGTAACTTTACTCACACCTGCACAATCTTCATCTCTATAGAGAAAAG GATGAACTTCACTCTGCGACACATGGATGTTTCCTGTGATGCTTACGACCATTTCTGCCACTGTCTGTCCCAGCTCCAGGAGCTGGTGGATGGACGATGCAGTTTCCAAGTGGAACAGCTCCCTTCTAACTTTGAACAGTTTCTTCTGTATGAGCGCATAGAGCAACTG GAGCTGTGGAAGCTGACTGCCACTCCAACTTCGTTCTGA